The following nucleotide sequence is from Firmicutes bacterium ASF500.
TTAACAACCTGAGCAAGGCCCTGCCCCAGGTGGGGGTGTCCAAGGCGGACGTGATCTATGAGATCGTGGCCGAGGGGGGCATCACCCGGATGATGGCCGTTTTCCAGGACCTGGAGGGCACGGGGGATATCGGCTGTGTCCGCTCCGCCCGGGACTACTACGTCAGCCTCGCCGCCGGACACGACGCCGTCTTTGTCCACGCCGGAGGCAGTCCCCAGGCCTACTCCCTCCTGATGGGGGGCAGTATGCCCTATCTGGATTTCGTCAACGGCCCCTACGGAAGCATGTGCTGGCGGGACCAGGCCAGAAGGAAGAGCGCCGGGTTTGAGCACTCCCTGTTTACCTCCAGCGAGAAGATTTTGGAGAATTTCCCCGAAAAATTCTCCCTGACCCACAATGACGGCTTTGAGGTGGGCTGGACCTTTGACAAGGAGACCCCCGCCGGAGGCCAGGGGGCCGTCAAGCTGACGGTGCCCTTCTCCAAGTATAAGACCGGCCATTTTACATACGACGAGGCCTCCGGGCAGTACCTCATTGAGCAGCACATCAACAAGAAGGACGTGCCCTATGTGGACGGTGCCGACGGGGGACAGGTGGGCGTGAGCAACGTGGTGGTGATCTTCACCGACGTGAGCCAGGTCAAGGGGGACTCGGCCGGACGCATGGCCGTTCGCACCACCGGCACAGGCAACGGCCTCCTCCTCCGGGACGGTCAGCTCTACGAGATCACCTGGCGGCGGGACAGCGAAAAATCCTGTCTCTCCTTCCTGGACAAGCAGGGCAATCCCATCCCCCTGGCCGTAGGCCCCAGCTATATCAACGTGGTGAAAACAAATGCCGCGGTGGAGTGGGAATAATACAAAAAACTGGAAGCCGCCCCCCTTGCAAAGGGGGGCGGTTGGTGTTACAATAAGGTAGCCTATAAAGAATCTGTAAATTTACAGGGAAAGGAGGTGGGACCTGGAATGGAAGGCCGAAGTCAGCGAAAGACAGAGAGCTGCCACGAACGAGGGGCGGCGGAACGGGGCCGGTCCGGGCTCCCGCCCCGCCGCCGGTAGATACGCCGGAGGGGGGACGCCCCCTCCCCTTGAACCTGCGCAGCCACAGGCGCGCCTGACCGGGTACGCCTGTGGCTTTCTGGCTTTTCGCGCCTGGCGTTTGAAAAAACGGGAGGAGGAAAGCGTTATGCACGATAATTTTGACCTGGAGCAGCTGATGGAGCTGGTCCAGAACCGTCAGCTCCGCCGCCTGCGGGAGATTTTGGTGGAGATGAACGAGGTAGACATCGCCGGCTTCCTGGACGAGCTGGAGGTGGAACAGGAGATTCTGGTCTTCCGCCTGCTGCCCAAGGAGCTGGCGGCGGAGGTGTTCGCCTACCTGGAGGACACGGAGGACCAGGAGAAGCTGATGGGCGCCCTCAGCGACAAGGAGCTGCGGGAGGTGCTGGACGAGCTCTATCTGGACGACACGGTGGACCTGATCGAGGACATGCCCGCCAATCTGGTGGACCGCATCCTGCGCAACACCGACGCCTCCACCCGCAGTCAGATCAACCAGCTGCTCAACTACCCCAAGGACTCCGCCGGGTCCATCATGACCACGGAGTTCGTCTATCTCCACCCCGACTCCACGGTGGAGCAGTCCTTCGCCCGCATCCGGAAGGTGGGCCTGGACAAGGAGACGGTATACACCTGCTACGTCACCAAAAACCGGGTGCTCCAGGGGGTCGTCACCGTCAAGCGGCTGCTGCTGTCCACCTACGAGACCAGGATCAGCGACATTATGGAGACCAACGTCCTGTCTGTCACCACCCACGAGGACAAGGAGGACGTAGCTCAGCTCTTCTCCAAATACGACCTGTCCGCCCTGCCTGTGGTGGATGGCGACAACCGTCTGGTGGGTATCATCACCTTCGACGACGCTATGGACGTTATGGAAGAGGAGGCCACTGAGGACTTTGAAAAGATGGCGGCCATCCTGCCCTCTGACAAACCCTACCTCAAGACCGGCGTCTTTGAGACCTGGCGCTCCCGCATCCCCTGGCTGATGCTGCTGATGCTGTCGGCCACCTTCACCGGTATCATCCTCACCTCCTTCGAGTCCGCCCTGGCGGCCTGCGTGGTGCTCACCTCCTTCATCCCCATGCTCACCGGCACCGGGGGCAACTCCGGCTCTCAGTCCTCCGTGGCGGTCATTCGCGCCCTGTCCCTGGGGGAGGTGGAGTTTTCCGATATGGCGGCGGTGGTCTGGAAGGAGATACGGGTGGCCGTGCTGTGCGGCCTGTGTCTGGCCGGGGCCAACTTCGCCAAGATGATGCTGGTGGACCGCTGGCTCATGCGCAACCCGGAGGTCACCCCCACCGTCGCCCTGGTGGTCTGCCTCACCCTCGCCGCCACCGTGCTGTGCGCCAAGATTGTGGGCTGTACCCTGCCTATGGCTGCGGAAAAAATCGGCATCGACCCCGCCGTGATGGCCTCCCCTTTCATCACTACCATTGTGGACGCCCTGTCTCTGCTGGTCTACTTCGCCATCGCCACACGGATTTTGGGACTATAAGCAGCGCCCCCGGCTGGAGCTCATCCAGCCGGGGGCGCTGTATTTAAATGTATTCGCCTGACGAGGCAGAATTATATCAGGTCATTCAATGTAACACCTTTAGAAGCCATACTTTTGAAAGTCTTCTGTGACGATCATACGGTACCACTCGTCTGCTGAGTTTTCATCGGAGGCGCTGGCATAGACGGTATAGGCAAAGTATGTGCTTGTATCGAATTGAACGCCTTCTCTAACCGCCATTTGGGGGTACCATCCAATTCCTTCCCCGTTTTTGGTCACACTTAGGTTGTATCTGGCATCGACAGGGCCCGAGTTCGCAAAAGTGCCCACTTTGCCGCCGGTGCCGTTAAACGTTACAACCTTTCCCCATGATTCAGTGTTGTGGAAGAACTGCGGTTTGACATTACAGTTGAAAATGTCGCTGGCGGACCCGGAGGAACAAGGGGGATAGCCAGCATCAATCTGATTGGTAGCTTCCACCTTTGGAAGATCCCAGCCTGGGAACAGCTCCTCAAATGTGGGGACCCGCATTACCTCTCCAGTCTCGAGATTAACGACAGACGCGTTTCCGTCAGCGGTCCAGGCCTGATTGCCATAGATGATCTTCG
It contains:
- a CDS encoding Magnesium transporter MgtE: MHDNFDLEQLMELVQNRQLRRLREILVEMNEVDIAGFLDELEVEQEILVFRLLPKELAAEVFAYLEDTEDQEKLMGALSDKELREVLDELYLDDTVDLIEDMPANLVDRILRNTDASTRSQINQLLNYPKDSAGSIMTTEFVYLHPDSTVEQSFARIRKVGLDKETVYTCYVTKNRVLQGVVTVKRLLLSTYETRISDIMETNVLSVTTHEDKEDVAQLFSKYDLSALPVVDGDNRLVGIITFDDAMDVMEEEATEDFEKMAAILPSDKPYLKTGVFETWRSRIPWLMLLMLSATFTGIILTSFESALAACVVLTSFIPMLTGTGGNSGSQSSVAVIRALSLGEVEFSDMAAVVWKEIRVAVLCGLCLAGANFAKMMLVDRWLMRNPEVTPTVALVVCLTLAATVLCAKIVGCTLPMAAEKIGIDPAVMASPFITTIVDALSLLVYFAIATRILGL
- the yerB gene encoding Putative lipoprotein YerB, translating into MNKKRWGTLLLTGLLMVPLASCGGGGKSSASSSEPGSASLPEEPSVSVIAPVEDPEPLHINPLTGEEAGEGFSAKRPFAVMINNLSKALPQVGVSKADVIYEIVAEGGITRMMAVFQDLEGTGDIGCVRSARDYYVSLAAGHDAVFVHAGGSPQAYSLLMGGSMPYLDFVNGPYGSMCWRDQARRKSAGFEHSLFTSSEKILENFPEKFSLTHNDGFEVGWTFDKETPAGGQGAVKLTVPFSKYKTGHFTYDEASGQYLIEQHINKKDVPYVDGADGGQVGVSNVVVIFTDVSQVKGDSAGRMAVRTTGTGNGLLLRDGQLYEITWRRDSEKSCLSFLDKQGNPIPLAVGPSYINVVKTNAAVEWE